In Pseudemcibacter aquimaris, the sequence TTGTTCATGTCCGGTTACTCCTTATCTCAAATTATTAACTGCGACTTATTAAGCGGAATCATCTTATAAATTTTCTGACTAAGTAGTCAAGTTTTTAAAAGAATGCAATAAACCTTTAGTGGATATTTAATATTATAAAAATGGGGAAGGACAGAGATGATTAGGTTATTAACGGTTTTCTATAATAACGCCTCTTACGACCATATTTTCAGCGTCACGGTATACTTTTTCACGTTGTTCTTTGCTTAAATATTTATTGTTATTCAATATTTTGATCTGATCTCTTAAGTCGGAAAAATGTCTTGTCACACCCCATAAGAAAAAAAGCAGGTTTTGCGGCTCAATTGGAATGATTTGTCCTGTATCAATCCATTTTTGGATAAGTTCCGTCTCTTGGCTATGGCGCTTGATCATGCTTTGTTTAATTTCTTTGGAAAGATTTTTTGCGCCGAACATCATTTCCCAGCTCCAGATTTTATAGGCACGGGGATTTTCAAATGAAATATCCAGCAAACTTCTGACATATCCGCTTAAGGCCGTCTTCGCGTCATCTTCATTCATCAGGATACCAATGTCGCTTTTCCAAATGTCGCGTAAATTTTTAATGACCGAAAGATACAAATCTTTTTTGGTTGGGTAATAGTAATGGATGTTGGCTTTTGGTATATCAACGAGGTCCGCAATTTCTTGTACGGTTGCGGCGATATATCCTTTTTCCGAGAATATTTTTTCCGCAGCGGTAATGATTTTTCGTTGATTACGGTTGCGCACACGTTGCTTGCGCGCAACCCCATTTTTTTCTTTAGCCGTCATTCGATTTTCTTAAATACCAAATATATTTTTGAAAATACTAAGACGCTTTTTGTTATTTATCTACTATTTTTCTTATAAAGGGGTCGAGCCTATCAAATGCTTGATGAAGGCGTTCTTCACTTTGAGCAAAACATAATCTGAACCAGTCTTTTGCACTTGGGTCAAATGCAACGCCTGGGGCAAGGCCGACACCGGTTTCATCAATAATATATCTTGCCATTTCCATATTATTTTTTACGCCATCAATTTGAAAGTAAGCATAAAAGGCAGCTTCCGGCCG encodes:
- a CDS encoding TetR family transcriptional regulator C-terminal domain-containing protein yields the protein MTAKEKNGVARKQRVRNRNQRKIITAAEKIFSEKGYIAATVQEIADLVDIPKANIHYYYPTKKDLYLSVIKNLRDIWKSDIGILMNEDDAKTALSGYVRSLLDISFENPRAYKIWSWEMMFGAKNLSKEIKQSMIKRHSQETELIQKWIDTGQIIPIEPQNLLFFLWGVTRHFSDLRDQIKILNNNKYLSKEQREKVYRDAENMVVRGVIIENR